One stretch of Planifilum fulgidum DNA includes these proteins:
- the ssuD gene encoding FMNH2-dependent alkanesulfonate monooxygenase, whose product MNIFWFIPTHGDGRYLGTARGGRAVDHPYLKQLAQAVDHLGYAGALLPTGRSCEDAWVVGASLLSVTERMRFLIAVRPGLISPSAAARMAATFDRLSGGRLLINVVTGGDPVELAGDGIHLDHDTRYELTDEFLTVWREEMQGREVTLRGRHLDIRGGKLLFPPVQTPYPPLYFGGSSEAAMKVAAKHVDVYLTWGEPPKQVAQKIRQVRLLAEKQGRTVRFGIRLHVIVRETEREAWDAANRLIRYVDDEVIRASKRALSRSDSVGQQRMSQLSGFTKTDLEVSPNLWAGIGLVRGGAGTALVGDPRTVAERMREYAALGIDTFILSGYPHLEEAYRVAELLFPELPLQNAPSAPKRQIISPFGEIIANDHFPGERKGGGGDGRPETAKSG is encoded by the coding sequence ATGAATATCTTCTGGTTTATTCCCACCCACGGCGACGGGCGTTACCTGGGCACCGCGAGGGGAGGGCGCGCCGTCGACCATCCGTACCTGAAACAGCTCGCCCAGGCGGTGGATCACCTGGGATACGCCGGTGCGCTTCTGCCCACGGGGCGATCCTGCGAGGATGCGTGGGTGGTGGGCGCTTCCCTGCTGTCCGTCACCGAGCGCATGCGCTTTCTGATCGCGGTCCGCCCCGGCCTCATCTCCCCCTCGGCGGCGGCGCGCATGGCCGCCACCTTCGACCGCCTCTCCGGCGGACGCCTTTTGATCAATGTGGTGACCGGAGGCGATCCGGTGGAGCTGGCCGGGGACGGCATCCACCTGGACCATGACACCCGCTATGAGCTGACCGACGAGTTCCTCACCGTCTGGCGGGAAGAGATGCAGGGAAGAGAAGTGACGCTGAGGGGGCGGCATCTGGACATCCGGGGCGGAAAACTGTTGTTTCCGCCGGTGCAAACCCCCTATCCCCCCCTGTACTTCGGCGGCTCCTCCGAGGCGGCGATGAAAGTGGCGGCCAAACACGTGGACGTCTACCTCACCTGGGGGGAACCTCCGAAGCAGGTCGCCCAAAAAATCCGACAAGTGCGCCTGCTGGCCGAAAAGCAGGGAAGAACGGTGCGATTCGGCATCCGCCTGCACGTGATCGTGCGGGAAACGGAACGGGAGGCCTGGGACGCGGCCAACCGCCTGATCCGATATGTGGACGACGAGGTGATCCGGGCTTCCAAACGGGCCCTCTCCCGTTCCGATTCCGTCGGCCAACAGCGCATGTCCCAGCTGAGCGGCTTCACCAAAACCGACCTGGAGGTGAGCCCCAACCTCTGGGCCGGAATCGGTCTGGTCCGGGGCGGCGCCGGCACAGCCCTCGTCGGGGATCCGCGCACGGTGGCGGAACGGATGAGGGAATACGCCGCCCTGGGGATCGACACCTTCATTTTGTCGGGATATCCCCACCTGGAAGAGGCGTACCGGGTGGCCGAACTGCTCTTCCCGGAGCTGCCCCTCCAAAACGCCCCTTCCGCTCCGAAGCGGCAGATTATCAGCCCCTTCGGGGAAATCATCGCCAACGACCACTTTCCCGGAGAGCGAAAAGGAGGGGGAGGCGATGGCCGGCCGGAGACTGCCAAAAGCGGTTGA
- a CDS encoding ABC transporter ATP-binding protein yields the protein MGESRGTRLEITGLKKRFGKRLVLEEVDLQVNAGEFVAIVGRSGCGKSTLLRLIAGLETPTDGEIALDGAPVRGVNPAVRVMFQEPRLLPWLKVADNVALGIDGEPDKKRRTAEALNQVGLTEYGEEWPSVLSGGQRQRAALARALVGRPRLLLLDEPLGALDALTRIEMQRLIETLWEEQGFTGLLVTHDVEEAVALADRVVLLEGGKIGWDLKISLPRPRQRSSGKFASLVGRILDRVMQSPGSSRQIL from the coding sequence ATGGGAGAGTCTAGGGGTACCCGGCTGGAGATCACCGGCCTCAAGAAGCGGTTCGGGAAACGCCTGGTTCTGGAAGAGGTGGATCTTCAGGTGAACGCCGGAGAATTCGTGGCCATCGTCGGCCGGTCGGGATGTGGAAAAAGCACGCTGCTGCGCTTGATCGCGGGGCTGGAAACACCCACGGACGGGGAAATCGCCCTGGACGGCGCACCCGTGCGGGGAGTAAACCCCGCAGTCCGGGTCATGTTTCAGGAACCGCGCCTCCTTCCGTGGCTGAAAGTGGCCGACAACGTGGCCCTGGGGATCGACGGCGAACCGGACAAGAAAAGGCGGACCGCCGAGGCGCTGAATCAGGTCGGGCTGACCGAATACGGGGAAGAATGGCCCTCCGTCCTCTCCGGAGGGCAGCGCCAGCGGGCCGCCCTGGCCCGGGCGCTGGTCGGCCGCCCCCGCCTGCTGTTGCTGGATGAACCGTTGGGGGCGCTGGACGCGCTGACACGGATCGAAATGCAGCGCCTGATCGAAACATTGTGGGAAGAACAGGGGTTTACCGGCCTGTTGGTCACTCACGACGTGGAGGAAGCAGTCGCCCTGGCGGACCGGGTGGTGCTGCTGGAAGGGGGGAAAATCGGGTGGGATCTGAAGATTTCCCTGCCGCGTCCGAGGCAGCGGAGCAGCGGAAAGTTCGCCTCCCTGGTCGGCAGGATCCTGGACCGGGTGATGCAATCGCCGGGAAGCAGCCGGCAGATTTTATAA
- the ssuC gene encoding aliphatic sulfonate ABC transporter permease SsuC, whose translation MAGRRLPKAVEPLIPWSLPVALVILWQLLGQIGWISPRTLPEPAGVIRAAVRLAASGELFRYIGDSTFRALLGLLIGGSVGLALGFLNGLFPAAERLLDTTVQMLRNIPHLALIPLAILWFGIGEEVKLFLVALGVFFPVYLNTFHGIRFVDPGLIEMGKVYGLRGLRLLRKVILPGAMPSVLVGVRYSLGIMWLTLIVAETISSDTGIGYMAMNAREFMQMDVVVLSILLYALLGKLADVLAQGLEKRCLRWRAGE comes from the coding sequence ATGGCCGGCCGGAGACTGCCAAAAGCGGTTGAACCGCTGATCCCCTGGAGCCTCCCCGTTGCGCTGGTGATCCTCTGGCAGCTGCTGGGGCAGATCGGCTGGATCTCACCGAGAACGCTGCCGGAACCGGCCGGCGTGATCCGGGCGGCCGTCCGTCTGGCCGCGTCGGGGGAGCTCTTCCGCTACATCGGGGACAGCACCTTCCGGGCGCTTTTGGGGCTGTTGATCGGGGGAAGCGTCGGACTGGCGCTGGGGTTTCTGAACGGCCTGTTTCCGGCGGCGGAACGGCTTCTGGACACCACCGTCCAGATGCTCCGCAACATCCCCCACCTCGCCTTGATCCCCCTGGCCATTTTGTGGTTCGGCATCGGGGAAGAGGTGAAATTGTTCCTGGTGGCGCTGGGGGTGTTTTTCCCCGTCTATTTGAACACCTTTCACGGGATCCGCTTCGTCGACCCCGGGCTGATCGAGATGGGAAAGGTTTACGGTCTCCGGGGCTTAAGGCTCCTTCGGAAAGTGATCTTGCCGGGGGCGATGCCCTCCGTCCTGGTCGGGGTGAGGTATTCCCTCGGAATCATGTGGTTGACCCTGATCGTGGCGGAAACCATCTCCTCCGACACCGGCATCGGCTATATGGCCATGAACGCCCGGGAGTTTATGCAGATGGACGTGGTGGTTCTGAGCATCCTGTTGTACGCCCTGCTCGGCAAGCTGGCCGACGTGCTGGCCCAGGGGCTGGAAAAGCGGTGCCTGCGCTGGCGGGCGGGCGAATAG
- a CDS encoding sulfonate ABC transporter substrate-binding protein, producing the protein MAKGRKRLIPKARRFLLLLLGGLALWTAGCGSAATENPEKTLRIGYQKFGTLSILKARGTLDKRLEPRGIRVEWIHFPAGPQLLEAMNVGSIDIGHTGNTPPIFAQAAKTPLLYIASGIPKPENEAIVVPADSPIRSVRDLRGKKVALNKGSNVHYLLLQALKKEGLKYEDIRPVYLPPADARAAFAKGSIDAWAIWDPYFASAERDLGARILTDARGYTTNREFILASRTCVEEHEDIIRAFLEELKQTTDWFNEHPEETARLLSKQIGMDVKTVEKAITRSKYGLVPMDESIVKEQQQIADAFFEAGLIPENIRVKRAVWFEGEKTSKERKEKR; encoded by the coding sequence GCTGTGGACCGCGGGCTGCGGCTCCGCCGCCACGGAGAATCCGGAAAAGACATTGCGGATCGGCTACCAGAAGTTTGGAACCCTCAGCATCCTGAAGGCCCGCGGAACGCTGGATAAGCGCCTGGAACCCCGGGGGATTCGGGTGGAATGGATCCATTTCCCCGCCGGCCCGCAGCTGCTGGAGGCGATGAATGTGGGCAGCATCGACATCGGACACACCGGCAACACGCCGCCGATCTTCGCCCAGGCGGCAAAAACCCCCCTCTTGTACATCGCCTCCGGGATTCCCAAACCGGAAAACGAAGCGATCGTCGTGCCCGCCGATTCCCCCATCCGGAGCGTCAGGGATCTGCGGGGAAAAAAAGTGGCCCTCAACAAGGGCTCCAATGTGCATTATCTGCTGCTGCAAGCGCTGAAGAAGGAAGGGCTGAAATACGAGGACATCCGGCCCGTCTACCTCCCCCCGGCGGACGCCCGGGCGGCCTTTGCCAAGGGAAGCATCGACGCCTGGGCGATCTGGGATCCCTATTTTGCCTCGGCGGAACGGGATCTGGGAGCCCGCATTCTCACCGATGCCCGGGGCTACACCACCAACCGCGAGTTCATTCTCGCTTCCCGAACCTGCGTTGAGGAGCACGAAGACATCATCCGGGCATTTCTGGAGGAGTTGAAACAAACGACGGATTGGTTCAACGAGCACCCCGAAGAAACCGCCCGGCTCCTCTCCAAACAGATCGGAATGGACGTGAAAACGGTGGAGAAAGCCATCACGCGCTCGAAATACGGACTCGTCCCGATGGATGAATCCATCGTAAAGGAGCAGCAGCAGATTGCGGACGCCTTTTTCGAGGCGGGCCTGATCCCCGAAAACATCCGGGTAAAGCGGGCGGTCTGGTTTGAAGGCGAAAAAACTTCAAAAGAAAGGAAGGAGAAACGATGA